The Anaerolineae bacterium genome includes a region encoding these proteins:
- a CDS encoding ABC transporter substrate-binding protein codes for MNRRTLLRKASALAMGIGALNLVGACAPATQAVTGGQAEVSEEPVRVTVAQTADVSTMDPHNHGITITANVLAHIYDSLGTRNPDQNYRYEGRLVESWNIVDDLTVDLTLRDGVTFSNGEPLNAEVCKYNLDRIMGKLPGVEPPFIAQSYAKLAGAEVLDERTVRVTTSEVDTFLVQRLMDLEMVPKQYTEENGFEKLAQEPIGTGPYTLKEWVREEHVILEARDDYWRGRPDIDEVVFRPIPEDATRMAELQAGNVDLIVNVPPDSVPMLEAEEHISVKSVPSTRMVAVIIETGVEGPLDMSHTKVRQALNYAVDRDSIIEHILGGYGIKLATVAPDYFLGYDPELEPYPYDPDKARELLAEAGYPDGFEIKDFRVGRGRFPRNVEVAQAIVDQLAQVNVQATLNAMEFGVWAKDTNEHIVGDMSLAALGNAYFDAWNTLFTLCRSGNVWAWYSNPEVDALIDEAGSTLDPEKHEAATKKALELIREDPPFIFMYQLVDVYAINQRLQWEPRSDELIYLYDASV; via the coding sequence ATGAACAGAAGGACGTTACTCAGGAAGGCATCCGCTCTGGCGATGGGGATCGGTGCGCTCAACCTGGTCGGAGCCTGCGCCCCGGCGACGCAGGCGGTCACGGGAGGTCAGGCGGAGGTTTCGGAGGAGCCCGTCCGGGTCACTGTGGCCCAGACGGCGGACGTTTCCACCATGGATCCCCACAACCACGGCATTACCATCACCGCCAACGTGTTGGCCCACATCTACGACTCTCTGGGCACCAGGAATCCGGACCAGAACTACCGCTACGAGGGACGGCTGGTCGAATCGTGGAACATCGTGGACGACCTTACTGTAGACCTCACGCTGCGCGACGGTGTCACCTTCTCCAACGGTGAGCCCCTCAACGCCGAGGTGTGCAAGTACAACCTGGACCGGATCATGGGCAAGCTGCCCGGGGTGGAGCCGCCCTTCATCGCCCAGTCGTACGCCAAGCTGGCGGGCGCCGAGGTGCTGGATGAGAGGACGGTGAGGGTGACCACTTCGGAGGTAGATACCTTCCTAGTGCAGCGGCTGATGGACCTGGAGATGGTGCCCAAGCAGTACACAGAGGAGAACGGGTTCGAGAAGCTGGCCCAGGAGCCCATCGGCACGGGGCCGTACACGCTGAAGGAGTGGGTGCGCGAGGAGCACGTCATCCTGGAGGCGAGGGACGACTACTGGAGAGGCAGGCCCGACATAGACGAGGTGGTGTTCCGTCCCATCCCCGAGGACGCCACCCGCATGGCCGAGCTTCAAGCGGGCAACGTGGACCTGATCGTCAACGTGCCCCCCGACAGCGTCCCCATGCTGGAGGCGGAAGAGCACATTTCCGTCAAGAGCGTGCCCAGCACTCGCATGGTCGCGGTCATCATCGAGACCGGGGTGGAGGGTCCGTTGGACATGAGCCACACCAAGGTCCGTCAGGCCCTCAACTACGCCGTGGACCGCGATTCCATCATCGAACACATCCTGGGCGGCTACGGAATCAAGCTGGCTACCGTGGCTCCGGACTACTTCCTGGGCTACGACCCGGAGCTGGAACCCTATCCCTACGATCCCGACAAGGCACGCGAACTCCTGGCCGAGGCGGGATACCCGGACGGGTTCGAGATCAAGGACTTCCGGGTGGGGCGGGGGCGCTTCCCGCGGAACGTGGAGGTGGCTCAGGCCATCGTGGATCAGCTGGCCCAGGTGAACGTGCAGGCGACGCTCAACGCCATGGAGTTCGGGGTGTGGGCCAAGGACACCAACGAGCACATCGTGGGCGACATGTCGCTGGCGGCACTGGGCAATGCCTACTTCGATGCTTGGAACACTCTGTTCACCCTCTGCCGCTCGGGCAACGTCTGGGCCTGGTACAGCAACCCGGAAGTGGACGCCCTGATTGACGAGGCCGGTAGCACCCTGGACCCGGAGAAGCACGAGGCCGCCACCAAGAAGGCGCTGGAGCTCATCCGGGAGGACCCTCCCTTCATCTTCATGTATCAGCTGGTGGACGTGTATGCCATCAACCAGCGGCTACAGTGGGAGCCTCGTTCGGACGAGCTGATCTACCTGTACGACGCCAGCGTGTAA